Below is a genomic region from Silurus meridionalis isolate SWU-2019-XX chromosome 10, ASM1480568v1, whole genome shotgun sequence.
GGGACAAGTCGAGGATTTTGGCGCCGTGGCCCTGCAGAAGCTTGAGCGCCTCGTCGTTATTGAGCTCCAGCGCACTCAGGAGGAACTCAATGTTGGACCTGACGCGCTTCGTGCTCCGTATCAGGATGTACACGTTTCTGGAAATGACGGTGCGAGCAAACTTCTCGTTTTCAGTTCCTCCGAGGCTCTTGCACACACTATCCAGAAGCTCCACCATCATCCGATTCAGTGCCAAAGTGTTCGAGAAGATCCTCGGGGCCATGGTCAGGAGACGGTGCAGATCTTTAGgttttatccctaatgaactTAGGTAATGGATGTTCTTCTCCAGGTTGCCGTTATCACTCGAGCGGAAGAACGACTCCGGAGAACGTTTGAGGATGTTAACGACCTCAGCGTCTGTGTTGAAGATGCCGCGCCAAAGACGCCAGCGTTCCTCCAGGTGTTCCTCGGATCTGGTTATGGCGCGTGGAAAACGGGAGATGATGCTAGCGATGATGTCGCGACTCGCGCCTTTTTGTTCGAGGAAATCGATCAGCCCTTGCTCGTTTGTCTGGATTTTGCGGAAGACGCCAGGCTGACGCCGTCGCGCCATCTGAACGTCCACGCCCAGCAAACTGAGGTTCTCCAACAATGACTTGTTCTCAGAAGCAACGTTTGAAGGATCTGTTTTATCATGGTTGCAGTCGTTTTTTGTGTTATCAGATTCTGTATTTGTTGTGCTCAAGTGTTTGAACACGGCAACTGATCGTGAGAATCGGCTCGCGTGTGGCCTGAGGAGAAACAGAAGCTGCTGCAGGGCCATGTTCCATCACACTGAAGATctgaaaagaagaagataatcTGAATGTAATCCAGGCTACAGGTATGGAGTAAAATATTCATCAGCATGCAGACACTGTGTTAGATCACACTtcagggttcctacacattaTTCATCTCAAGACTTTTCCAGACTCATATATACAGACCTCCCTTAAGATCTTTAAGACCATATTTAACATCTCAAACAACGATTTTAAATTCCAACTATAACATACGTTACAATCTCTGATGATTTCCACGTGTTTAGTCGCACACTAGGGGGCGCTGTATGCTGCCTCAGAacacaacaaccaatcagagctGTGCAGATCCAGACTAGCGCAGATCTTTCTGCTTCTAACAGAGAAAACCACCTTTTAGTCATGTTCACACTGATACGGCCCCCAAAACtaatccagacctggaaatcacTCCAAACCAATTCCATACTTTATCATCCTTTTCCACAATCTAACTGTGTAGTTGGAGTCAGGAGTAAATTAGAACACAAGATCGTGATAAATAGTGCACCAGATGCTCCTCAAGCTCCAAAGGTTAACTATCCAGGAAATATAATATGTGTTGGACCACATTATAAATGGCTGAAGCTCACTTGTAGCTCATGATCTGTGGTAAATTCTCCAGGGTTACAGTGGGTGGTCAAGATCTACCACAACCTTGACCAAGAAAAAGTGAGGATACTGAAGATGAGCTTAAAATGTAGATGGAGTGTAGTATTACTAGAAGTGTAGTCTGGCTGTATTTCTGTAGGAAGCATAGGTGAAAGTCATGGCTAGTTCTGGACTTCACCATCACATGATGATATGCACATCCAATTATCTCTGTCAGTCAAGTCAAGCTCCTCCTGAGATCCCAGTGGTCCTGACCCCCTTTTTTCTTACTGGACCTGCTTGATCCATCCTGATCTACCTCTGATACCACTCACCAAGACACCAATCCTGAAGACACCATGTGCATGATCATCAGTTGGGAACCATGACTCCAATCACCACAAACAGGATCACGGTCTCGTTTTTACCATTGAAGAGTCCCGAAGCAGCTTCACAGCACTGAGACGGTATGAGgcagaaaccttgaaaggaacctgAAACtctaaagggaacccatccttatcctcaacaccaaatgtccattcattacagttccatcgtTGTTGAGGTTCAGTGATGGAGACTCAGTTCATGGCGATTTTATTCCTGAACCAGGTGATATTAATTacggtccaaatccatcttcatggttcctgAGTTGCTCAaaaacttcatggatctttaagcTGTTTATGTGGAACCATCTTCATCTGCACaggaactccatccagaggtaggacgTTTAGATGAACTTAACTAAAAGGAAGAACCAGAGGGtaacatgaggatctctgggataagaaatgacccaccacaccaccatcaacaatcctgagtgaacgtgtgagagtgaggggacgacagcatccgaatatcccagttcaccaaacactccatatccatgatccctccagatctgctcctttacctcacaaacaccaactgactaaagactccactaaataaatatgtgttcagcctcgacttgaacactgagactgtgtctgagtcccgaacactgattggaaggttgttccataactgtggggtttataagagaaacatctgccccctgctggagtcttcattatttgaggtaccaacaaatagcctgcaccttttgatctaagtaggtgtggaggatcatcctggtacagaagttcactcagatactgcagcgtgagagcgttaagtgctttatatgtcagtaatAGTATTTTGGAGTGAACATCTGAGGTCAtgatgaggatgtggttccTCTTAAGATTCCTCTGTCAGATTTTAAGACACATCAACAGGGATACATTTGTTATTAttcataatttgtttattttttatattattattattattattatcattattatcattattattattccaggTAGCTTCAAACACCACCAGAATATTAAAGCTCATGAATCCAGACCTTTAGAACTCACCACTGATCAACTGAGGCGACCGGCTGCATCCCAAACGACGTCCTAAGGAAGACGAAGTGCACTAGATATGGTTTTAAACACGCAAACACAgaccctatgtagtgcacataTGTAGGGCGCACAGAGCGGTTTGGAGCGTTACGCCTCGCGCACTGCTTAACTGCCACAACACGACAAATACGAACAACAGTaactatttaaattagtttaaaacgcgtatatttgttattatttatgatcGAAGTGTAAGAAAAgtgtttattagtattattttatttaccgaATCGAGATTAGCATGAAGCTAGTTTATGGCCCTGTGATTATTAAGCTAGTTATGCTAACAGCGCCGGGTACCATGGTTCAAGTCTAAACAGGGAGATGTTCCCTATGTAGGCGCACTACAAAGTACATCAGGAATAAGACAAGAACACGGTGTATTGGATTAGTGCACTTCACAATAACTAAGGAGGAATTTGGGATTCGGCCCggactcttcttcttctgttgaGGCTTTTAGTTTGATTGATTTTGAGGGCGCCACTTAGAGTTTAAGAatttaataagaataaataaacaaatggattatacagtaaaaagaagtgaatacaattaataataattaatattaaataaatattaaaaataataatcactgttaaatattatacaaaaacacgtaaaatatatattttgtattataacaaaagtaaataataaaatattttcttcttcttcttttggcttcttccattagggggcgccacagcggatcatccgtctccattcccccctgtcctctacatctgcctctttcacaccaactacctgtatgtcttctctcaccacatccataaacctccttcttggtcttcctctttgccttcttcctggtgtctccatcctcagcattctcctactgatataccccatgtccctcctctgcacatgtccaaaccatctcaatctcacctccctcaccttgtctccaaaacgtcctacatgcgctgtccctctaataaactcatttctaatcctgtccatcgtcgtcactcccaacgaacatctcaacatcttcagctctgctacctccagctccacctcctgtcttttactcaatgccactgtctctaatccatacaacatctcaggtctcaccacagtcctataaactttccctttcactctcacagatactcttctatcacaaatcactcctgctatcactcttctccacccactccaccctgcctgcacctttattgctctaacttgcatcacatccttcccagctcggttcctctgcctggacaatcaCTACAAATCcgtttctccttcctcagtgtccaacctctatacagctcctcatatgccttttccttgactttcgccacatcccttttacctgctgccgcatctccttgtactcctgcctacttttctcatcactctgttgacctaaattctgtttctccaacctctttctccttctgctctcctgcacttcctcattccaccaccacgtctccttgtcttcctttctatttccagatgtcacaccaagaacctttctaactgtctccatcacttctgcagtagttccccaatcatccagcacctcttcaccaccactgagcctctgtctgacctcttccctgaacctcacactacagtcttcctccttcagtttccaccatcttattcttatttcagtcctcactctcctcctcttcttcttcaccttcacaaccatcctacagaccaccatccgatgctgtctagctacactgtcccctgccaacaccttacagtctccaatctccttcaggttgcatctcctgcatagcacatagtccacctgtgtgcaccttcctccactcttatacgtcaccctatgatcctccttcttcttaaaatgcgtgttcaccactgccatttccatccttttagcaaaatttaccaccatctgcccttctacattcctctccttaacaccatacctaccatcacctcctcatcacctctgttcccttcacctacatgcccattaaagtctgccccaatcaccaatctttcattcctaggtacaccatctaccacttcatctaattcactccagaatctttccttctcctccatctcacagccaacttgtggagcataggcactgatgacatttatcatcatccttcaacttccaccttcacgatcatcaccctatcagaaactctcttcacctccactacactcttactgtactcttccttcagaatcacccctacaccatttctcttccatccacaccatgataaaacagtttaaacccacctccaatgttcctgctcttactccctttccacttggtctcctgaacacacagcatatctacctttctcctctccatcatatcagctatctctccctttacccgtcatagtaccaacatttaaagtaccaacccgaacctctactctcctacacttctcctttcctgctgtctctgtagacgtcttcctcctcttcttctcctcctctctcctccacttctcctttcctgctgtctctgtagacatctttctccttcactctcctccacttctcctccacttctcctccacttctcctttccctgctgtctctgtagacatcttcctcctctccttctcctccacttctcctccacttctcctccacttctcctttccctgctgtctctgtagacgtcttcctcctctccttctcctccttcagccaacagaaGCCCAGtttacaccagtaccctgttgttaatgatacctgtggtggttgttggtaatccgggcctcgaccgatccgctatgaaattctgattcctgatccgtatatttaatttggaaatatttaaaatcttttttactctggatgtccttcataacacaaacctccacatttatctggaCTTGAGACACTGAGAGTCTCCTGACCTGTGTAACACTAATGACTGGGTTCATGTAATCAACTATAAACTCAACAGAAactgtgaattacttgtcataaatgttttatttactactttaaatgaataataaaataataaaattgttttttaaacattcttaTGTAATttttagtacaaactctgtttgaAAATGTTACTCTGAACTTTCGAGTCACTCGCGGCTTCTCGTGAACGATCAGATACTctcaaggttccactgtatatatatatatatagatattttattatatattgttataaaaatatgaataaatatatatatatatatatatatatactgtatatatatatatatatattcatatttttataacaatatataataaaatatcttaATATTAAAACCTATTAGattgttaatattaaaatagtttaaatatcttctattcaataaataatacattgtataaaatataaatcatattattataaattattaatatgcaaatatattacAGTTTAAGGAAAGTAACagctacaaataaattaaataaatatttaaaatcttttacattttctcaaatatttagtcaaataaatacataaaaaatacattatattataataaacattaaattgtccgaacatattatttattaatgaaatgcATCAGGATTTTTCACCATCATTATGTAGTTTCTATAAAATGACACAGGAGTAATCAGGAATCACATCTGAGAGATTCGAAGCCAGGGGTTTTTTCCTCTGAAGCCTGAAGacatttgggtttgagatcTGAGGTTGAAAATGAGCGAGAGTTTCGAATTGAGTTCCTGGTGTTTATTAATAAACCTGTGGAGAACAGGAACACGTGATGGACAGGTGTTTTATGGTGCCCAGATGAGCGCTGTTGGATtaatcatttacacatttaatagCTCTGATTATCTTATCTACAGCAGAAGCATGAGGTATTCAGGAGAAGATCCATCAGCTTCACTGCACAAACTGTATAATCAATATGTCATTCTGGAATGTTctcacaatacatcattcaaaaaTATAGAGAAGAAACCATACAAGATACCAAACTCCTCCTTGTCAGGAAGAATCAGACTAGAGTTTAGTTCATGGTCGTTCACTGctcctcaacatcgtttatctgtaataaatggacattcggtggaacccagatgaggatgaggttttctcttgagtctggttcctctcaaggtttcttccttctgcatcttcatttttatctccacattatctgtgtaaagctgctctgagatgatgttcattattaaaagctcaatacaaataaacatgaattaaattgagTTAACAGCAGCAGAGATGTTCCTCAAATGTTCAGCACATGGAAACAagattatagatagatagatagatagatagatagatagatagatagatagatagatagatagatagatagatagatagatagatagatagatagatagatagatggctcCTTCTATTATAAGCAGTGTGGACAGTGATGGCTACAAGTGGATATTCATGGATATCCTTGTgcacacacttcaccttcacCCGGCGTGCAGTATTAAAGACCTCGCATCGCACCGGTCTGCCCACAGCCCAAATCCACCAATGAGTGGTGTGTACCTCCTTGGATACTCACCGGTATGCAGGTATGCAGCCAAGTGGTCTTCAGCCAGCTGGACCGCCTTATCTACCGCTGCCGGACGCTGGCACTGGACCCATTCCGACGTTCGCGGGGAAAGCAGTGCAACGAACTGCTCCAGTACTATGAGGTCAAGGACCTTGTCGGCACTCCGGTCCTTGTCCAGTAGCCACCTCCCGGCCGGCCGACCTTCCAAAGTGTCCGGGACTGGAACCGCTGTCTGTGATGCTCCCGGGCCCGTCCCATTCGCTGGAGGATCGCATGCATCAGGAAGTTGTAATCTAGTATGTGAACGGCCGGCAGTTGCTGTGCGGCAAGCTGAGCTTCCCCGGAAAGAAGCGGCAGGACTTGGAGCGCTCGCTCTGAGTCTGGCCACTTTCTTGTGAGGCCACACGTTCAAACAGTTCCAGGAATGCCTCTGCGTCATCCTGTGGTCCCATCTTATCGAGCAGGATGCTGGCTGCAGGTGTCAGGGGGTGGTGTTGGTGGGAGCTTCTCGTCTGCCCAGCGTGCTTCGGGAATGCCTTTCAGTCCTCCGCCTGGGCACGGATAAACTCCTTGAACTGCTGTTCCTGTTCGATGGGCACCTGTGTCAACTGGGCTTGGTGTTGGGTCTGCTGGAGCTCGACGAGCACCTTCACCAGCTCACCCAGCGGCGGAGATTCCATGGAAGTTTCACAACAGAAACCAggcaggaaaaatcactactgactcttcacaccctggacacaacatctttcagctcctcccttctggcaggcgctacagaactctGTTTACCAAAACcaccagacacaggaacagtttctttctccAGGCAATCAGCCTCATTAACATCTCACCATAAATATATTCCCTGCTTCAGATCTATAAGTGCTGCAGTCATCACATCATctgtacatgtacacacactgttattGCTGTATAGTGTACAAATTTCTACAGTAACTCTTTATCATACCTGACGCACAAAACTGttatttacacaaacatgaactctcacactttatatacatcaCTGATCTGTTGGgtgaagatcttcctcttcctgaaacacttcaaCTAAAATCAATTAGCAGGTTTGCTtagtttaaaacaacaaaacatacaTTTCTCTCAGCAGAGTTGAGGCTGATTTGATCTTGTTTGTAGACgtgtgtatcagtgtagatTCATTCATCGATAGAGACTTAAAGCTCTTTTatacatcgctctggacacggATGTCTGCTAAATACTgtagatgtaaatgtgtgttatgcGCTTTAACACGTGCAGGTATAAATAACAAGAAATCTAATCTGAAACTCAAAACTATCGTCTCATATTCGTCTCATGGTGATCTTTGATGTGAAAAGAGAAGAAGGTTTTGGAGGACAGAGGGTTTCAGTCTCAAACCTCTTCTGTCTTCCTGGGTGAAGTGATATCACACATAATACaccaattatacacacacacacacacacacagacacacacacacacacacacacatacacacacactttttgtttaaaatggcccatttttccattcaaagaatgtgtgtgtgtgtgtgtgtgtgtgtgtgtgtgtaaagctgggTGTGAACACCAGATCTTGATGTAACTTAAGAAAGCTAgctaaatccacacacacacacacacacacacacacacacacacacacacacacacacacacacacacattgtgttcAAGCTCTGACTATCAGTGAAGGAGAGGAACGTCGGTTTATAATCTGGAGGTAaataattctatatatttttgtttatagagtaaacagtgaaataaaaacagaataaatgaaataaataatgaatgaatataaatgatgaATCACGATAGAGAGATCTAATAAAGCGACAGCGTGTCCCTGAACATTGTTCTCGGGATAAAAGATTATATTGTGAGCAGAAGGTTGGAACAGTTGAGTTTATTATAGTGCACAGAAACGTTGTgtagtttatattatattatatatacagcatatataaATAAGGTGACAGTGAGTATGTAATGGGTgattgacagcaggtcagtgagatgattgacagcaggtcagtgagATGATTGACAGTGAGGTGATTGTCAGCAGGTCAGTGAGATGATTGTCAGTGAGATgattgacagcaggtcagtgagatgattgacagcaggtcagtgagatgattgacagcaggtcagtgagatgattggggtataaatagtgtatgttGGAgaagcagagtctctcagaggTAACGATGGGCGGAGcctcaccaatctgtgaaactTTGTGCGTataaactttaataataataataattattattatttgaattttaattatACTATAACTAGTACTAATAATcctatttaataatattataatctattattattgttgtgaaAGTTCACCGTATGCAACACATGTGACAAACCCGATTTAATGCCAGCTTGGCACAATCATGGCCTTAAAACTTCAAAAATAtaagcttttgttttgtttcttttgtttttgtttactacagaactccagatgttttctttcatagtttggattctTCACTATTGAGTTACAATGTtggaaataatacaaataaaaaaaacctttaaattaGAAGGTGTGCATTAACTACTGACTGctactagagagagagagagagagagagagatagatagatagatagatagatagatagatagatagaagattTACAGATAaaatacagataaataaatagataaatcaATAGGAAGTGAATAATTTGATgtgatataaatgtgtataaattgAAGTGGATTTCTGCAGCGTTTTTCACAGTGGACCTGGTCTATGGTTGGAGTTGGACATAAATGTATCTGGATGtgagattaataataataatgatgtaattCATGTTATTTTCCTATATTTTATCCTCAGAAATAAATCATGAGGTCCGAACGTTCAGCAGGACGCAGACTGATCCTTCTGGTCCTCATCACGCTGATGTGCTGTGAAGGATTCATCTACATCCTGTACATGCCGTCTATGAGCTCGCTGCTGTGTAACAACGAGGTGCCAAAccaggaggaggaaaaagagcAGGAGCAGGATGAAGATCAAGGAACGGTGATTTTGATCTGGAGATGGCCGTTCGGACATCAGATGAGGGCAAGTTCCTGCAGCAAGTTGTTCAACATCACCGGCTGTCGCTTGACAGATGACCGGAGCGAGTATGAAGCAGCTGACGGAGTCATGTTTCATCACAAGGACATCCATAACAACGTGACCGAACTGCTCCGGATGAAAAGACCGCCGCTCCAGATGTGGGTCTGGATGAACATGGAGTCTCCGGGGAATTCTCCAAGACAAGCTCGTCTGGACGGGATGTTCAACTTGACCTCAAGTTACCGCAGAGACTCAGATGTCTGGGTTCCTTACGGGAGAATCGTCCAAGTGTCCGAGCAAGACAGAAGCTTCCGGATACCAAAGAAGGACAAGTTAGTTTGCTGGATCGTCAACAACTGGAACATGCGCTTCAGAAGAGTGCGGTATTTTTATGAGTTGAGGAAACACGTCTCGGTGCACACGTACGGCGGCGCCTTCAAGAAACGACTGACTCTGGAGGAGTACTACAAAATCCTCCCCAGCTGCAAGTTCTACTTGTCCTTCGAGAACTCTGTGTACAAGGACTACTTCACCGAGAAGCTGTTTAACCCCATGAAGGTCGGGACGGTTCCTGTGGTTCTCGGCTCGAACCGGCAAAACTACGAGGAATTCATTCCAGCACATTCCTTCATTCACACCGACGACTTCAAATCCCCTCAGGAACTGGCAAAACATCTGAAATTTCTGGACCAGAACCAGGAAGCGTATGAGCAGTACTTCACCTGGAGGCAACACTTCACCACTAAAAGTTCATATTTCGGGTTAGAACACGCCTGTCGAATCTGTGATCATATCCAAAGACACAAAGGATACAGAGTGGTGAACAATCTCAGCACATGGTACTGGACTTAGAGACGTCGAGCCTTAAAACACCAGGGAACTGGAATTTATGGACATTTTTATCCTTAATCCCATTTCCACAAATTCCATAATGACCTTCAAACATGAGCCACGAAACCTCCAACacaatgttagatttttttttaattccttaaaaaaaaggaaattaaaaaagtattgtttatgaaatgtttaatatacaTTCAGACCCCGACCTACGACCCCTCGCCATTTCAGAGATACGACGGTCACCTCAGACaagagaaaaaattatatatatatatatatatatatatatctatctatctatttactttatttgtaccatgtaataaaagtaaatgtgttCACACTGTTTATGTCTGCGTCAGGAGGAATCATAAAGAAGTCACTCTTCTCGAATTACAACCGTTTTTCGGTCCGTATTTAAGTCACTGGTGGTCTACCTGTATCTCTAGATATTACTTTGTGAAGGTCTcgttattttatttcacttcattttTTAAGCTCGGATAAAAACAAgcaataattatacatttttcaagtgtatttaaaaaaacacaaataaattgtttacagaataaatcaagaaaaaatctttaaaaacttCACACATCATTCTTTATTTCACTTCcttcaaaaaataaacaaaaaatgtacatgtgGAAAAGTCCAGAAAGGGTTTTTCCTTTTCCCCTCCTGAACTATTTTACTAAATCTAATCAAAcacctatttttatttatttatttatttgaactttTTCTAAACTTATATTAGACATCTAATGTCAGATGTTGTGATAATTATCTTAACAAAATAACATCCTTTAATACTCATCATTACATATTAATCAAGATATCTAATAGTTACAAcaaaggtcagtgtgtgtgtgtgtgtgtgtgtgtgtgtgtgtgtgtgtgtgtgtgtattaaacaaAGCCCAGATGAAGATGAATGACTCCAGGTTTGTGTTTGAGGAAAAGCCGGCGTTTGATTAATATGTAATGATGAGTATtaaaggattttattttgttatacagGAACAGAGAAATGTGGTCTGAATGTCCGAAGTGGGGGGAGGGGGCAGGGGCAGGGGGCAGGTGCACCATATATATTGCTGTAAACATGATCTAATGTGTTTTGATCAAGGCTGGATCATGCCCACATGCTGATAATATTTAGGAAATACAGTCCTTAAGTTAAACTGCTTAAAGTCGCCTGCTGTGATTAAAACAGTGTGGCGATGAGCCGTCTTAACCGCGCTAATAGTGTCGTGGAGTTTGCGTAGCACTACCATGGAGTTAGCGGGCGGGGGGATGTAAACAGCTgataatattaaaaacacagCAGTAAATCCCCTCTGTAGAGAGTAAGGACGGCATTTCAGCAGTAAAAACTCCACATCTGGTGACCAGTGCTTATAAACAGTCTGTATGTCTCTGCACAACGAGTTATTAATTCGCACAGACTCCTCCCCCTTTAACCTTAGCGGAGTCTGCGGTCCGTCTCCTCGGTGTACGGAGTGAGTCTCTAGCTAAACAGTGGACTTTTTTAAAGGCCAAGTCTCAGTGAAATTCAGtaagagagaggagttgtggtattgtatgaagaagtctggtgtgtcagagaagtatgtgagggtggtgcaggacatgtatgaggacagtgtgacagcagtgaagtgtgcagtagcaacgacagactggttcaaggtggaggttgaactgcatcaaggattggctctgagccctttcctgtttgcagtggtgatagacaggttgatggacgaggtcagacaagagtctccctggattatgatgtttgttgatgttattgtgat
It encodes:
- the LOC124392974 gene encoding transcription termination factor 1b, mitochondrial encodes the protein MALQQLLFLLRPHASRFSRSVAVFKHLSTTNTESDNTKNDCNHDKTDPSNVASENKSLLENLSLLGVDVQMARRRQPGVFRKIQTNEQGLIDFLEQKGASRDIIASIISRFPRAITRSEEHLEERWRLWRGIFNTDAEVVNILKRSPESFFRSSDNGNLEKNIHYLSSLGIKPKDLHRLLTMAPRIFSNTLALNRMMVELLDSVCKSLGGTENEKFARTVISRNVYILIRSTKRVRSNIEFLLSALELNNDEALKLLQGHGAKILDLSHESLKTNFRNLKLKLKSLGCSQEQVRELILNYAPILFVSSDTLNQKLDCLVEGGIDIRRIIEKPKVMDYSVTTLKHRLEQLHQLGYDFEVNGISILDLSTKRFKSKLEKLREL
- the LOC124392067 gene encoding 4-galactosyl-N-acetylglucosaminide 3-alpha-L-fucosyltransferase 9-like; this translates as MRSERSAGRRLILLVLITLMCCEGFIYILYMPSMSSLLCNNEVPNQEEEKEQEQDEDQGTVILIWRWPFGHQMRASSCSKLFNITGCRLTDDRSEYEAADGVMFHHKDIHNNVTELLRMKRPPLQMWVWMNMESPGNSPRQARLDGMFNLTSSYRRDSDVWVPYGRIVQVSEQDRSFRIPKKDKLVCWIVNNWNMRFRRVRYFYELRKHVSVHTYGGAFKKRLTLEEYYKILPSCKFYLSFENSVYKDYFTEKLFNPMKVGTVPVVLGSNRQNYEEFIPAHSFIHTDDFKSPQELAKHLKFLDQNQEAYEQYFTWRQHFTTKSSYFGLEHACRICDHIQRHKGYRVVNNLSTWYWT